The Streptomyces sp. DH-12 genome has a window encoding:
- a CDS encoding metalloregulator ArsR/SmtB family transcription factor: MQVPLYQAKAEFFRMLGHPVRIRVLELLQHGPVPVRDLLADIDIEPSSLSQQLAVLRRSGIVVSVREGSTVTYALAGGDVAELLRAARRILTELLAGQSVLLAELRQVDVPVPSASGGGEG; encoded by the coding sequence ATGCAAGTCCCCCTCTACCAGGCCAAGGCAGAGTTCTTCCGGATGCTGGGGCACCCGGTGCGCATCCGGGTGCTGGAGCTGTTGCAGCACGGGCCGGTGCCGGTACGGGACCTGCTCGCCGACATCGACATCGAACCGTCCAGCCTCTCCCAGCAGTTGGCGGTGCTGCGCCGGTCCGGCATCGTCGTCTCCGTACGGGAGGGCTCCACCGTGACGTACGCCCTCGCCGGCGGCGACGTCGCCGAACTGCTGCGCGCGGCCCGGCGGATCCTCACCGAGCTGCTGGCCGGGCAGAGCGTGCTCCTCGCGGAGCTGCGGCAGGTGGACGTGCCGGTGCCGTCGGCGTCCGGGGGCGGGGAAGGGTAG
- a CDS encoding SWIM zinc finger family protein, producing MSEVQPAVGEAPGTAPPRAEEGPADAADAAAPVSDGTLTSAPRPDALPRSEGATGDDDAPAATPGDAAGHASTGDAADPAGRAPAAAPGGHEASGSTDDTESHPASRPGDIAREALRAAREERARARAREQVEAAKRPRRDPAPRVPRTTRGDRAADRRAREIRETLADAFRMPDMADDATPAASADVNARPVSTPRRGPDTGGPATPVSQEPVPARGGGPAVPDGGPASTVDPGPAPAASPGPDDAAGRAAPPVTPRSMAAPARDGDHRRTFPPFPPRSSGGDGEAFAETWWGRAWVTALEDGALDPARLARGRGYAERGHVDAITVTPGLVLAYVQGSRPRPYRVQVRLRTFDDADWERFLDTAADRPGHIAALLDKEMPQSLADCGVPLLPGPGDLAPRCSCPDSGHPCKHAAALCYQTARLLDADPFVLLLLRGRGEREVIDALSRLSAARAARAVQGREPEPLPGIRATDAVSRRGPELPSLPAPLPPPQHPEQPPAYPESPGGPDPFALDQLATDAAARAHALLTTGRDPVGPLTLWHDAVRLAAARPGSGLTAGTRALYASLARAAGRTPGDLARAVAAWRQGGPTGLAVLEEPWDPPAGRFDRARPLLLAADLPAFRPWRNRLTHPRGHVQLRLGRDHLWYAYESEPGQDDWWPRGTPDPDPVGALTGLDTFGDV from the coding sequence GTGAGCGAGGTCCAGCCCGCCGTGGGAGAGGCGCCCGGCACGGCGCCTCCGCGCGCGGAGGAGGGTCCCGCCGACGCGGCGGACGCAGCCGCACCGGTGTCGGACGGGACCTTGACGAGTGCGCCGCGTCCCGACGCGCTGCCCCGCTCCGAGGGCGCCACCGGTGACGACGACGCACCGGCCGCCACCCCGGGGGACGCGGCCGGTCATGCCTCCACGGGGGACGCGGCCGACCCGGCCGGCCGAGCACCGGCCGCCGCCCCGGGCGGGCACGAGGCGTCCGGTTCGACCGACGACACCGAGTCGCACCCGGCCTCCCGCCCCGGGGACATCGCGCGGGAGGCGTTGCGCGCCGCCCGTGAGGAGCGGGCGCGGGCCCGTGCCCGCGAGCAGGTGGAGGCGGCCAAGCGCCCCCGCCGCGACCCCGCGCCCCGCGTCCCGCGCACCACCCGAGGCGACCGCGCCGCCGACCGCCGCGCCCGCGAGATCCGGGAGACCCTCGCCGACGCCTTCCGCATGCCCGACATGGCGGACGACGCGACACCCGCCGCCTCCGCCGACGTGAACGCCCGGCCCGTAAGCACCCCGAGGCGCGGCCCCGACACCGGGGGGCCCGCCACGCCCGTTTCCCAGGAGCCGGTCCCCGCCCGGGGCGGGGGGCCTGCCGTCCCCGACGGGGGACCCGCTTCCACTGTCGATCCGGGACCGGCTCCCGCCGCGAGCCCGGGACCGGATGACGCCGCCGGACGGGCGGCGCCCCCCGTCACCCCGCGCTCCATGGCCGCCCCCGCCCGGGACGGCGACCACCGCCGCACCTTCCCGCCGTTCCCGCCCCGCTCCTCGGGAGGCGACGGTGAGGCGTTCGCCGAGACCTGGTGGGGGAGGGCGTGGGTCACCGCGTTGGAGGACGGCGCGCTGGACCCCGCGCGCCTCGCCCGCGGACGCGGCTACGCCGAGCGGGGCCACGTGGACGCCATCACCGTCACGCCGGGACTGGTCCTGGCGTACGTGCAGGGCAGCCGCCCCCGGCCCTACCGGGTGCAGGTGCGGCTGCGGACGTTCGACGACGCCGACTGGGAGCGGTTCCTGGACACCGCCGCCGACCGCCCCGGCCACATCGCGGCCCTGTTGGACAAGGAGATGCCGCAGTCCCTCGCCGACTGCGGCGTCCCCCTGCTGCCCGGTCCGGGTGACCTCGCGCCGCGCTGCAGCTGCCCCGACTCGGGCCACCCGTGCAAGCACGCGGCGGCCCTCTGCTACCAGACGGCCCGGCTGCTGGACGCCGACCCGTTCGTGCTGCTCCTCCTGCGCGGGCGTGGCGAGCGCGAGGTGATCGACGCGCTGTCCCGGCTCAGCGCGGCCCGCGCCGCCCGCGCCGTCCAGGGACGGGAACCGGAGCCGCTGCCCGGCATACGCGCCACCGACGCCGTGTCCCGGCGCGGCCCCGAACTCCCGTCGCTGCCCGCGCCGTTGCCGCCTCCCCAGCACCCGGAGCAGCCGCCCGCCTATCCGGAGTCCCCGGGCGGCCCGGACCCGTTCGCGCTGGACCAGCTCGCCACCGACGCGGCGGCCCGCGCGCACGCCCTGCTCACCACCGGCCGTGACCCGGTCGGCCCGCTCACCCTGTGGCACGACGCCGTACGCTTGGCCGCCGCCCGCCCCGGCTCGGGGCTGACCGCCGGCACCCGCGCGCTGTACGCGTCCCTCGCGCGGGCGGCCGGCCGTACCCCCGGCGACCTGGCGCGCGCGGTCGCCGCGTGGCGGCAGGGCGGGCCGACCGGACTGGCCGTGCTGGAGGAGCCGTGGGATCCGCCGGCCGGCCGCTTCGACCGCGCCCGCCCGCTGCTGCTCGCCGCGGACCTTCCCGCCTTCCGGCCCTGGCGCAACCGCCTCACCCACCCCCGCGGCCACGTCCAGCTCCGCCTCGGCCGCGACCACCTCTGGTACGCGTACGAGTCCGAGCCGGGCCAGGACGACTGGTGGCCCCGAGGCACCCCCGACCCCGACCCGGTCGGCGCCCTCACCGGCCTGGACACCTTCGGCGACGTCTGA
- a CDS encoding DEAD/DEAH box helicase, giving the protein MGEATVTAAAERAVPAEGPGGPVPSPRLPAVFLPAPLPRDGRVVFYDPEGAGELPEGAGSSSGGAGEFPEGAGLSSGGAEAPPEGVAGARRTGLTVVRPHGAGVRRRSVPALSLPVDEALPLLVRARHDPAAHPATACWGAAALHALRLTARGRLLPGLTAEGYDAWRAGPLEPDDVAHLRAVAAALPYEGHAVPLPGPGPLRLPQPEALVRAFLDAVADTLPRTPAAPYASGPPFAARRPQRLPDARDWAAEVAAGMDAGVRISLRLDLSAHDLFDTGETAGGGRGARGAGAAIVQVHSLSDPTLVADATALWSGEADHGFGPRARVDAALAVRRAARVWPPLDRLADQDVPDVLALSEDELSDLLGVAATRLAAAGVAVHWPRDLAQDLTATAVVRPAPGSATDGTGFLESEDLLRFGWQIALGGDPLTEAEMDALAEAHRPVVRLRDQWVLVDPALVRKARKRDLGLLDPVDALSVALTGEAEVDGETVEAVPAGALAALRDRLTAGVRPAEPPPGLDATLRDYQLRGLAWLDLMTSLGLGGCLADDMGLGKTVTLIALHLKRARPEPTLVVCPASLLGNWQREITRFAPGVPVRRFHGSDRTLDGLDGGFVLTTYGTMRSAASALAEQRWGMVVADEAQHVKNPHSATAKALRTVPAPARVALTGTPVENNLSELWALLDWTTPGLLGPLKSFRARHARAVENGEDEQAVERLARLVRPFLLRRKKSDPGIVPELPPKTETDHPVPLTREQAALYEAVVRESMLAIGTARGMGRRGLVLKLLTALKQICDHPALYLKEEHAPAGDRLAARSGKLALLDELLDTVLAEDGSALVFTQYVGMARLITRHLAERAVPVDLLHGGTPVPERERMVDRFQSGAVPVLVLSLKAAGTGLNLTRAGHVVHFDRWWNPAVEEQATDRAYRIGQTQPVQVHRLVTEGTVEDRIAEMLQSKRALADAILGSGESALTELSNRELSDLVSLRRTA; this is encoded by the coding sequence ATGGGCGAGGCGACCGTGACGGCGGCGGCCGAGCGGGCCGTGCCGGCCGAGGGGCCCGGCGGACCCGTCCCGTCCCCGCGCCTCCCGGCCGTGTTCCTGCCGGCGCCTCTCCCGCGCGACGGGCGGGTCGTCTTCTACGACCCCGAGGGTGCCGGAGAGCTTCCCGAGGGGGCGGGATCGTCCTCCGGGGGTGCCGGAGAGTTTCCTGAGGGGGCGGGACTGTCCTCCGGGGGTGCCGAAGCGCCTCCCGAGGGGGTGGCCGGCGCCCGCCGCACCGGTCTCACCGTCGTCCGCCCGCACGGTGCGGGAGTGCGCCGCCGCAGCGTCCCCGCGCTGTCCCTGCCCGTGGACGAGGCCCTGCCCCTGCTGGTCCGCGCCCGGCACGATCCGGCCGCCCACCCCGCGACCGCCTGCTGGGGCGCCGCCGCCCTGCACGCCCTGCGGCTCACCGCCCGCGGCCGCCTGCTGCCCGGCCTCACCGCGGAGGGGTACGACGCCTGGCGCGCCGGCCCGCTCGAGCCGGACGACGTGGCGCACCTGCGCGCGGTGGCCGCCGCCCTCCCGTACGAGGGCCACGCGGTGCCGCTGCCCGGCCCGGGCCCCCTGCGGCTGCCCCAGCCGGAAGCCCTGGTGCGCGCCTTCCTGGACGCGGTCGCCGACACCCTGCCCCGCACGCCCGCCGCGCCCTACGCCTCCGGACCGCCGTTCGCCGCGCGGCGGCCCCAGCGGCTGCCCGACGCCCGCGACTGGGCCGCCGAGGTCGCGGCCGGCATGGACGCCGGCGTGCGGATCTCGCTCCGTCTGGACCTGTCCGCCCACGACCTCTTCGACACCGGGGAGACGGCAGGCGGCGGGCGCGGCGCGCGGGGCGCGGGCGCGGCGATCGTGCAGGTGCACAGCCTCTCCGACCCCACCCTGGTGGCCGACGCGACGGCCCTCTGGTCGGGTGAAGCCGACCACGGCTTCGGGCCCCGCGCGCGCGTGGACGCCGCCCTCGCGGTGCGCCGCGCCGCCCGCGTCTGGCCCCCGCTGGACCGGCTCGCCGACCAGGACGTCCCGGACGTGCTGGCGCTGTCCGAGGACGAGTTGAGCGATCTGCTCGGCGTGGCGGCCACCCGGCTCGCGGCGGCCGGGGTCGCCGTGCACTGGCCACGCGACCTCGCGCAGGACCTCACCGCCACGGCGGTCGTCCGGCCCGCCCCCGGCTCGGCGACCGACGGCACCGGCTTCCTCGAGAGCGAGGACCTGCTGCGGTTCGGCTGGCAGATCGCCCTGGGCGGCGATCCGCTCACCGAGGCCGAGATGGACGCCCTGGCCGAGGCGCACCGCCCCGTCGTCCGGCTGCGCGACCAGTGGGTGCTGGTCGACCCCGCCCTCGTCCGCAAGGCCCGCAAACGGGACCTCGGGCTGCTCGATCCGGTCGACGCGCTGTCCGTCGCCCTCACCGGGGAGGCGGAGGTCGACGGCGAGACGGTGGAGGCGGTGCCCGCCGGGGCGCTGGCCGCCCTCCGCGACCGCCTGACCGCGGGCGTGCGGCCCGCCGAGCCCCCGCCCGGCCTCGACGCCACCCTGCGCGACTACCAGCTCCGCGGCCTGGCCTGGCTGGACCTCATGACCTCCCTCGGCCTGGGCGGCTGCCTCGCCGACGACATGGGCCTCGGCAAGACCGTCACCCTCATCGCCCTGCACCTCAAGAGGGCCCGCCCCGAACCCACCCTGGTGGTCTGCCCCGCGTCCCTGCTCGGCAACTGGCAGCGGGAGATCACCCGGTTCGCCCCCGGCGTGCCCGTACGCCGCTTCCACGGCTCCGACCGCACCCTGGACGGGCTGGACGGCGGCTTCGTCCTCACCACCTACGGCACCATGCGCTCCGCCGCGTCCGCCCTGGCGGAGCAGCGGTGGGGCATGGTCGTCGCCGACGAGGCGCAGCACGTCAAGAACCCGCACTCGGCGACCGCCAAGGCCCTGCGCACCGTCCCGGCCCCGGCCAGGGTGGCCCTCACCGGCACACCGGTGGAGAACAACCTCTCCGAGCTGTGGGCCCTCCTCGACTGGACCACCCCCGGCCTCCTCGGCCCCCTGAAGTCCTTCCGCGCCCGGCACGCGCGCGCGGTGGAGAACGGCGAGGACGAGCAGGCGGTCGAGCGGCTGGCCCGCCTGGTCCGTCCCTTCCTGCTCCGGCGCAAGAAGTCCGATCCGGGCATCGTGCCCGAGCTGCCGCCCAAGACGGAGACGGACCACCCGGTGCCGCTCACCCGTGAGCAGGCCGCGCTGTACGAGGCGGTGGTGCGCGAGTCGATGCTCGCCATCGGGACCGCGCGGGGGATGGGACGCCGCGGCCTGGTGCTGAAGCTGCTGACCGCGCTCAAGCAGATCTGCGACCACCCCGCGCTGTACCTGAAGGAGGAGCACGCCCCGGCCGGGGACCGCCTCGCCGCCCGCTCCGGCAAACTCGCCCTGCTGGACGAGCTGTTGGACACGGTGCTCGCCGAGGACGGCTCGGCCCTCGTCTTCACCCAGTACGTCGGCATGGCCCGCCTGATCACCCGCCACCTCGCCGAGCGCGCCGTCCCGGTCGACCTGCTGCACGGCGGTACGCCGGTGCCCGAGCGGGAGCGGATGGTGGACCGCTTCCAGAGCGGCGCGGTCCCCGTTCTCGTCCTGTCCCTCAAGGCGGCCGGGACCGGCCTGAACCTCACCCGCGCCGGGCACGTCGTCCACTTCGACCGCTGGTGGAACCCGGCGGTCGAGGAGCAGGCCACCGACCGCGCGTACCGCATCGGGCAGACCCAGCCCGTCCAGGTCCACCGGCTCGTCACCGAAGGCACGGTGGAGGACCGTATCGCCGAGATGCTCCAGTCCAAGCGGGCCCTCGCCGACGCGATCCTCGGCTCGGGCGAGTCCGCGCTCACGGAACTGTCCAACCGTGAGCTGTCCGACCTGGTGTCCCTGCGGAGGACGGCATGA
- a CDS encoding sugar kinase, which produces MTAEHPPLSGDPGRPDGTGGPGGAGGAHPGEDRRHMIRRRALTLLIIVLLIGIPAGYLVISANQSRASGKDKEAKYSATGLTEGWPSKLQRRIYEVPVPHPAWWVASYETNNWKTSRLYVEFETSDAGLTAFLTSMGMSEKDLKKDRLPIAERDRDVTGWTFDGPGTWSGLVHEQKDPAPTHEVVVNHDKPGYPRVYVVARTVP; this is translated from the coding sequence GTGACGGCCGAGCACCCTCCTCTGAGCGGCGACCCCGGCCGCCCTGACGGGACGGGCGGCCCCGGCGGCGCGGGCGGGGCGCATCCAGGTGAGGACCGCCGGCACATGATCCGCCGCCGCGCCCTCACCCTGCTGATCATCGTCCTGCTCATCGGCATCCCGGCCGGCTACCTGGTGATCTCCGCCAACCAGAGCCGGGCCAGTGGCAAGGACAAGGAGGCGAAGTACTCGGCGACCGGCCTCACCGAGGGCTGGCCGTCCAAGCTCCAGCGCCGCATCTACGAGGTGCCGGTGCCGCACCCGGCCTGGTGGGTCGCCTCGTACGAGACGAACAACTGGAAGACCAGCCGCCTGTACGTCGAGTTCGAGACCAGCGACGCGGGCCTGACCGCCTTCCTCACCAGCATGGGCATGTCGGAGAAGGACCTGAAGAAGGACCGCCTGCCCATCGCCGAGCGCGACCGCGACGTCACCGGCTGGACCTTCGACGGCCCCGGCACCTGGTCCGGCCTGGTGCACGAGCAGAAGGACCCCGCGCCCACGCACGAGGTGGTCGTCAACCACGACAAACCCGGTTACCCCCGCGTGTACGTCGTGGCCCGCACCGTGCCCTGA
- a CDS encoding ROK family glucokinase, whose translation MSTYRDFTAPIGSRRATVLRTVGTRERRSHLSAPRVPTVGIDIGGTKVMAGVVDADGNILEKLRTETPDKSKSPKVVEDTIVELVLDLSDRHDVHAVGIGAAGWVDADRNRVLFAPHLSWRNEPLRDRLAGRLAVPVLVDNDANSAAWAEWRFGAGRGEDNLVMITLGTGIGGAILEDGQVKRGKYGVAGEFGHMQVVPGGHRCPCGNRGCWEQYSSGNALVREARELAAADSPVAYGIIEHVKGNIADISGPMITELAREGDAMCIELLQDIGQWLGVGIANLAAALDPSCFVVGGGVSAADDLLIGPARDAFKRHLTGRGYRPEARIVRAQLGPEAGMVGAADLARLVARRFRRAKRRRVERYERYERFTEVRRSISEAL comes from the coding sequence ATGAGCACCTACCGCGACTTCACCGCCCCCATCGGATCCCGGCGTGCCACCGTCCTCAGAACGGTCGGCACGCGGGAGCGCCGCTCCCACCTGTCGGCGCCCCGGGTGCCGACCGTGGGCATCGACATCGGCGGCACCAAAGTGATGGCGGGCGTCGTGGACGCCGACGGCAACATCCTGGAGAAGCTCCGCACGGAGACCCCGGACAAGTCCAAGAGCCCGAAGGTCGTCGAGGACACCATCGTGGAGCTGGTGCTGGACCTGTCCGACCGGCACGACGTGCACGCCGTCGGCATCGGCGCGGCCGGCTGGGTCGACGCCGACCGCAACCGGGTGCTCTTCGCCCCCCACCTGTCCTGGCGCAACGAACCCCTGCGGGACCGCCTCGCCGGCCGCCTCGCCGTGCCGGTCCTCGTCGACAACGACGCGAACTCCGCCGCCTGGGCCGAGTGGCGCTTCGGCGCCGGACGCGGCGAGGACAACCTCGTCATGATCACCCTCGGCACCGGCATCGGCGGCGCGATCCTCGAGGACGGCCAGGTCAAGCGCGGCAAGTACGGCGTCGCCGGCGAGTTCGGCCACATGCAGGTCGTCCCCGGCGGACACCGCTGCCCCTGCGGCAACCGCGGCTGCTGGGAGCAGTACAGCTCCGGCAACGCGCTGGTGCGCGAGGCGCGCGAGCTGGCCGCCGCCGACTCCCCGGTCGCCTACGGGATCATCGAGCACGTCAAGGGCAACATCGCCGACATCAGCGGCCCGATGATCACCGAGCTGGCCCGTGAGGGCGACGCCATGTGCATCGAACTGCTCCAGGACATCGGCCAGTGGCTCGGCGTGGGCATCGCCAACCTGGCCGCCGCCCTCGACCCCTCCTGCTTCGTCGTCGGCGGCGGCGTCTCCGCGGCCGACGACCTGCTCATCGGCCCCGCCCGGGACGCCTTCAAGCGGCACCTCACCGGGCGCGGCTACCGCCCGGAGGCCCGCATCGTGCGCGCCCAGCTCGGCCCGGAGGCCGGCATGGTCGGCGCCGCCGACCTCGCCCGCCTGGTCGCCCGCCGCTTCCGCCGCGCCAAGCGCCGCCGTGTCGAGCGGTACGAGCGCTACGAACGGTTCACGGAGGTCCGCCGCTCCATCTCGGAGGCGCTGTGA
- a CDS encoding GntR family transcriptional regulator, with product MQLELSVDRGSPVPLYFQLAQQLESAIEHGTLTPGTLLGNEIELAGRLGLSRPTVRQAIQSLVDKGLLVRRRGVGTQVVHSQVKRPLELSSLYDDLESAGQRPTTTVLVNTMVTASAEVAAALGVTEGGEVHRIERLRSAHGEPIAHLCNYLPPGLLDLDTGQLEATGLYRLMRAAGITLHSARQTIGARAATAVEAERLREQPGAPLLTMQRVTFDDTGRAVEYGTHTYRPARYSFEFQLLVRN from the coding sequence GTGCAGCTGGAGCTGAGCGTGGACCGCGGCTCCCCCGTGCCGTTGTACTTCCAGCTGGCCCAGCAGCTGGAGTCCGCCATCGAGCACGGCACCCTGACCCCCGGCACCCTGCTGGGCAACGAGATCGAGCTGGCCGGGCGCCTCGGCCTGTCCCGTCCGACGGTCCGCCAGGCCATCCAGTCGCTCGTCGACAAGGGCCTGCTGGTGCGCCGCCGCGGCGTCGGCACACAGGTCGTGCACAGCCAGGTCAAGCGCCCGCTGGAGCTGAGCAGCCTCTACGACGACCTGGAGTCCGCCGGCCAGCGCCCCACCACGACCGTGCTGGTCAACACCATGGTCACCGCGTCCGCCGAGGTCGCCGCCGCGCTCGGGGTCACCGAGGGCGGGGAAGTGCACCGCATCGAGCGGCTGCGCTCCGCGCACGGCGAGCCCATCGCGCACCTGTGCAACTACCTCCCGCCCGGCCTGCTCGACCTGGACACCGGCCAGCTCGAGGCCACCGGCCTGTACCGGCTGATGCGGGCCGCCGGGATCACCCTGCACAGCGCCCGGCAGACCATCGGCGCGCGGGCCGCCACCGCCGTCGAGGCCGAGCGGCTGCGCGAACAGCCCGGCGCCCCGCTGCTCACCATGCAGCGGGTCACCTTCGACGACACCGGCCGTGCCGTGGAGTACGGCACGCACACCTACCGGCCCGCGCGGTACTCCTTCGAGTTCCAGCTGCTCGTACGGAACTGA
- a CDS encoding Gfo/Idh/MocA family oxidoreductase — protein sequence MRIGVIGTGRIGTIHAHTLSRHREVGSLILTDVDPARAQALAHRLGETAAPGVDEIYTWGVDAVVITAATSAHADLIARAARAGLPVFCEKPIALDIAGTLQAITEVETAGTVLQMGFQRRFDTGYTGAREAVRAGRLGRLHTVRAMTSDAQPPDAGHLAQSGGLYRDTLIHDFDMLRWVTGREVADVYATGSDAGPPVFRETGDVDTGAALLTLDDGTLATVTGTRMNGAGYDVRMELAGERDQIVVGLDDRTPIASTEPTGPPAADKPWTGFLERFAPAYEAELIAFVEVVRGERPNPCDGREALRALLIAEACERSRRERRPVRPAELLSSAQEALT from the coding sequence ATGCGCATCGGGGTCATCGGTACGGGCCGTATCGGCACCATTCACGCCCACACACTCAGCAGACACCGCGAAGTGGGTTCCCTCATCCTCACGGACGTCGATCCGGCGCGGGCCCAGGCCCTCGCCCACCGGCTCGGCGAGACGGCGGCGCCGGGAGTGGACGAGATCTACACCTGGGGGGTCGACGCCGTGGTGATCACCGCGGCCACCTCCGCCCACGCGGACCTGATCGCGCGGGCGGCGCGCGCGGGTCTGCCGGTGTTCTGCGAGAAGCCCATCGCCCTGGACATCGCCGGCACGTTACAGGCGATCACGGAGGTGGAGACCGCCGGGACGGTGCTGCAGATGGGCTTCCAGCGGCGGTTCGACACGGGCTACACGGGCGCCCGTGAGGCGGTACGGGCGGGCAGGCTGGGGCGGCTGCACACGGTGCGGGCGATGACCAGCGACGCGCAGCCGCCGGACGCCGGGCACCTGGCGCAGTCGGGCGGGCTGTACCGGGACACGCTCATCCACGACTTCGACATGCTGCGCTGGGTGACCGGCCGCGAGGTCGCCGACGTGTACGCCACCGGGTCGGACGCGGGGCCCCCGGTGTTCCGCGAGACCGGGGACGTCGACACCGGCGCGGCGCTGCTCACCCTCGACGACGGGACCCTCGCCACGGTCACCGGGACCCGGATGAACGGCGCCGGCTACGACGTGCGCATGGAGCTCGCCGGGGAGCGCGACCAGATCGTGGTCGGCCTCGACGACCGTACGCCCATCGCGTCCACGGAGCCGACCGGGCCGCCCGCGGCGGACAAGCCGTGGACCGGCTTCCTGGAGCGGTTCGCCCCCGCGTACGAGGCCGAACTGATCGCGTTCGTCGAGGTGGTGCGGGGCGAGCGCCCCAACCCCTGCGACGGCCGCGAGGCCCTGCGGGCCCTGCTGATCGCGGAGGCCTGCGAGCGGTCCCGCCGGGAACGCCGGCCGGTCCGCCCGGCGGAACTGCTGAGCAGCGCCCAGGAGGCGCTCACGTGA
- a CDS encoding response regulator transcription factor gives MTAIRVLLVDDDPLVRAGLSLMLGGADDIEIVGEAADGGEVEALVDRTRPDVVLMDIRMPSVDGLSATEALRHREDAPQVVVLTTFHADDQVLRALRAGAAGFVLKDTPPAEIVAAVRRVAAGDPVLSPAVTRQLMTHAAGDAGDTRRARARDRVAALNDREREVAVAVGRGLANAEIAAELYMSVATVKTHVSRVLAKLDLSNRVQIALLAHDAGLLEGTDSP, from the coding sequence ATGACTGCGATCAGAGTGCTCCTCGTCGACGACGACCCGCTGGTGCGGGCCGGGCTGTCCTTGATGCTGGGCGGCGCCGACGACATCGAGATCGTCGGTGAGGCCGCCGACGGCGGCGAGGTCGAGGCGCTCGTCGACCGCACCCGGCCGGACGTCGTCCTCATGGACATCCGCATGCCGTCGGTCGACGGGCTCAGCGCGACCGAGGCGCTGCGCCACCGCGAGGACGCCCCGCAGGTCGTCGTGCTCACCACCTTCCACGCCGACGACCAGGTGCTGCGCGCGCTCCGCGCGGGCGCGGCCGGGTTCGTGCTCAAGGACACCCCGCCCGCCGAGATCGTCGCCGCGGTGCGGCGCGTCGCGGCCGGCGACCCGGTGCTGTCACCCGCGGTCACCCGGCAGCTGATGACCCACGCGGCCGGCGACGCGGGGGACACCCGGCGAGCCCGCGCCCGTGACCGCGTCGCCGCCCTCAACGACCGCGAACGCGAGGTCGCCGTGGCGGTCGGCCGGGGTCTCGCCAACGCGGAGATCGCCGCCGAGCTGTACATGAGCGTGGCCACCGTCAAGACGCACGTCTCGCGCGTCCTGGCCAAGCTCGACCTCAGCAACCGCGTCCAGATCGCGCTGCTCGCCCATGACGCGGGGCTGCTGGAGGGCACTGACAGCCCTTGA
- a CDS encoding histidine kinase has product MTDDKAVRTAPVYTGPRWFFPSALIHELDPDASRSGRRPRRTARDWVVDFSCFLLAVLIGVLGAEALRDNTGLPHAVAVVDQLLGALSCAVVWLRRRWPLGLAAAMGPVSFVSETSGGVAVIALFTLAVHRPFRYVAWVAGAQLVLVPLYFWWRPDPDLPYAAVVVLFVVLTVAVVGWGMFVRSKRQLMLSLRDRARRAETEARLRAEQAQRLAREAIAREMHDVLAHRLTLLSVHAGALEFRPDAPRDEIARAAGVIRESAHEALQDLREIIGVLRAGESEDAGRPQPTLAALDTLVAESRRAGMRVTLEQRVTDAGSVPASVGRTAYRIAQEGLTNARKHAPGTEVTVSVAGGPGEDLTVTVRNSAPEGDVPAVPGAGQGLIGLTERATLAGGALEHGPTPDGGFEVRARLPWR; this is encoded by the coding sequence GTGACTGATGACAAGGCGGTGAGGACCGCCCCGGTGTACACCGGCCCCCGGTGGTTCTTCCCGTCCGCCCTCATCCATGAGCTCGACCCCGACGCGAGCCGCTCCGGCCGCCGGCCCCGGCGCACCGCCCGTGACTGGGTCGTCGACTTCTCCTGCTTCCTGCTCGCCGTCCTGATCGGAGTGCTCGGCGCGGAGGCGCTGCGCGACAACACCGGCCTCCCGCACGCCGTCGCCGTCGTCGACCAGCTGCTCGGCGCGCTGTCGTGCGCGGTGGTCTGGCTGCGCCGGCGATGGCCGCTCGGCCTGGCCGCCGCCATGGGGCCGGTCAGCTTCGTCTCCGAGACCTCCGGCGGGGTCGCGGTCATCGCCCTGTTCACCCTCGCCGTGCACCGGCCGTTCCGGTACGTGGCCTGGGTGGCCGGCGCCCAACTGGTGCTCGTGCCGTTGTACTTCTGGTGGCGCCCCGACCCCGATCTGCCGTACGCCGCCGTCGTCGTCCTGTTCGTGGTGCTGACGGTCGCCGTCGTCGGCTGGGGCATGTTCGTCCGGTCCAAGCGGCAGCTCATGCTCAGCCTGCGGGACCGGGCCCGGCGGGCCGAGACGGAGGCGCGGCTGCGGGCCGAACAGGCGCAGCGGCTCGCCCGCGAGGCCATCGCACGGGAGATGCACGACGTGCTCGCGCACCGGCTGACCCTGCTCAGCGTGCACGCGGGCGCCCTGGAGTTCCGGCCCGACGCCCCACGCGACGAGATCGCGCGGGCGGCCGGCGTGATCCGGGAGAGCGCCCACGAGGCGCTCCAGGACCTGCGGGAGATCATCGGGGTGCTGCGGGCCGGCGAGAGCGAGGACGCGGGCCGCCCGCAGCCGACGCTCGCGGCGCTCGACACCCTCGTCGCCGAGTCCCGCCGGGCGGGCATGAGGGTCACCCTGGAGCAGCGGGTCACGGACGCGGGCTCCGTCCCCGCCTCCGTCGGCCGCACGGCCTACCGCATCGCCCAGGAGGGCCTGACCAACGCCCGCAAGCACGCCCCCGGCACGGAGGTCACCGTGTCCGTCGCCGGCGGCCCGGGGGAGGACCTCACCGTGACCGTGCGCAACTCCGCCCCGGAAGGGGACGTACCGGCCGTGCCCGGCGCCGGACAGGGTCTGATCGGCCTCACCGAACGGGCCACCCTGGCAGGCGGCGCCCTGGAACACGGTCCCACCCCCGACGGCGGCTTCGAGGTGAGGGCGCGGCTGCCGTGGCGATGA